The following proteins are co-located in the Myroides profundi genome:
- a CDS encoding porin family protein produces MKKIMQSLTCALMLVGATAFAQTPSPIHFGIKAGANFTNISTDLKDYSSKASTGFGVGAMTRIDIKKTYIQAELLYAEKKSKFENNLGESTTSTSKQLEIPVVIGHKFLKLPMVSLRGFAGGVYTNTIDDKLSGSKINDAVQFKNFDKNNIGYRLGVGVDVLTFTLDVSYDGSFSKTNKEIGAKPNTWMVSLGYFFL; encoded by the coding sequence ATGAAAAAAATCATGCAATCACTTACTTGTGCTCTTATGTTAGTTGGGGCAACTGCATTTGCACAAACACCTTCTCCAATTCACTTTGGTATTAAAGCTGGTGCTAACTTCACAAATATCTCTACTGACTTAAAAGATTACAGTAGTAAAGCATCTACAGGATTTGGTGTTGGAGCAATGACTAGAATCGATATCAAAAAAACATATATCCAAGCAGAATTATTATATGCTGAGAAAAAGTCTAAATTCGAAAACAACTTAGGAGAAAGTACTACTAGTACTTCTAAACAACTTGAGATCCCTGTAGTTATCGGACACAAATTCTTAAAATTACCAATGGTAAGCCTTAGAGGATTTGCAGGTGGTGTGTATACAAATACTATCGATGACAAATTATCTGGAAGTAAAATCAACGATGCAGTACAATTCAAAAACTTTGACAAGAACAATATCGGATACCGTTTAGGTGTTGGTGTTGATGTATTGACATTCACTCTTGACGTTTCTTATGATGGAAGCTTCAGCAAAACAAACAAAGAAATCGGAGCAAAACCTAATACTTGGATGGTATCATTAGGATACTTCTTCCT